The Haloarcula sp. CBA1127 genomic interval GTACTCCGAGTGGAGTTCGCTCGCCATCCGGTGCGAGCAGAAGCCGCCCTGACAGTTGCCCATCGACGCCCGGGTACGGATACGGACGGCGTTGAGGTCCGAGCCCGACCCCTCGATAGCGTCCTGAATCTCGGCGCGGGTGACGCCCTCGCATTCGCAGACGGTCGGGTTCGGCCCGTCGGTTTTGAGCACGTCGTCGGCCCGGGAACCGAGTCGCTCGACACTCCGGCGGCCGATCGGCGACCGGAGCCCGAACTCGTCCATGTAGTCCCGGAGCACCGAGAAGTCCTCGCTGCCCGGCAGTGGCTCGTCGGCGGTCCGGCAGTCAGCGTCGATGCCGAACTTCCCGCAGACGTGGTCGGCGATCTGTTCGCCCATCATCCGGTAGGTAGTGAACTTCCCGCCGACGATGCTGGTCATGCCGGGCAGGTCGTCGCGCTCGTCGTGGTCAAGCAGGAAGAAATCCCGCGTGATGTCCGTCGGGTCGTCACTGCCGACGTCCGGTGGTTCGTACAGCGGACGGACGCCCCAGAATGAGCGGATGGTCCGGGCTTCGTCAAGCATCGGAATCAGCTCCGAGAGGGTGTCGATCATCATGTCGACCTCCCACTGCTCCTCGGGGTAGTCCTCGGGGTCTTCAACCTCCTCGTCGGTCGTGCCCAGAATCGCAGTCGTCTCGTGGGGCACGACGATGTCGGCGTCGCCCTTGGGACGACAGCGGTTGATGACTGTATCGACCTGACGGATGTTCATGATGGTCATGACACCCTTCGAGGGGCGAACTTCGATGTCCAGCCCGGCCATGTCGCCGATGCGACCGGCCCAGGCTCCCGTCGCGTTCACGACGTAATCGGCGCGGATTTCCTCGGTTCCGCCTTCGGTGCCGTGGACCCGCTTTCCGGGACCGGAGTCGTGTTCGACTTCGATGCCGACTACTTCGCCGCTCTCGACGATGAGGTCGGTGACCTTCGAGTGGGTCTCGATGCGTGCGCCGTGTTCCTGTGCGCTCGCGGCGTTCGCGACGACCAGTCGGAACGGATCGATAGCCCCGTCAGGAACGCTGATGGCCTTGTCGATGTCCTTCGCCAGGTGTGGTTCCATCGCGCGTGCCTCCTCGCCCGAGACGACCTCGGCGGGAATACCGCATTCCTCACAGCCGTTGAGCTTCTTCTGGAAATACTCCTCAGAGTCCTCAGGACGCTTGACGAACAGGCCACCGGTCATTTCGACACAGTGGCTTGCGATATCACGCAAAACTCGGTTTTCCTCGATACACTCGGTCGCACTGGCCTGATCCGAAACGGCGTACCGCCCGCCGCTATGGAGTAGCCCGTGCATTCGACCGGTGGTCCCGTGGGTCAGATTTCCCTGTTCTACGAGGGTCACGTCAAGCCCGCGCATCGCGAGGTCCCGCGCGATGCCCGCCCCAGTCGAGCCGCCACCGATGACGGCGATGTGTGGTGTCGGTCCCATCTATCTTTCCGTGATTTTGGAGCGCACACACTTCACTTTACCGTTGCTGGTGTTTGGGTAGTAAATTTTCTAAGTAATCATGAGGGATAGCTCAAACCCGTACTGTTACTTGTGGGATGTTAGCATACAAGTCTCACTAACTATTGAGAGAGGGGATTGCACATACTTTGTTATATACAATCAATAGTCACATATCTTCAATTTCTATAGATTCAAGACAGTGATCTTGGCACTCCTCTGTGCCCAAACACTGGTTATCACTCCTACCGTTTCGACAGTAACTATTATATATTTTGATACTGGACTATTCCCGAGAACGTGTTGGCCGTTCGGCCAACGGGAGTGACAATGAGTAAATGGAACCCACTTGATGCAGAAGACGACCCGCCTGATGGAGAACGTACCGACGGCGGCGTCACAGAGGGACGGGATGGAAACGAATTGGAGACTGAGCCGCCGTCGGCAGGAGCCCTCCAGAAGGACACAGAGACCGAAAACGACCCTGAACAGGCGGAGCTGGAAGCACGATGTGAACAACTGGCGGCGGAACTCGAACAGGAGCGGGCGGAACGTGAAGCGCTCGAAACCGCTGTCGACCGTCTCACTTCTGTTGCTAGGGCGAACGCCGACGGCGACCTCACTGCGAAACCGGGGCAGCCACCAGCGGAGGCAGCTGAGCCGCTGTACGACGCATACGGTGAACTGCTCCGGGAATGGACCGACACTGTCGACCGGATGGCATCGTTCAGCGACCAGGTGACCGCCGCGACGGAACAGGTCGACACCCGCCTCGGGTCGGTCAAGTCCGCCAGTCGGGACGTGAGCGGCGCTGTCGGGGAGATTTCGACCGGTTCGGACGAGCAACGCGACGAGATACAGTCGATCTCCGACGAGATGCGGAACCTCTCGGCGACGATAGAGGAGATAGCGAGCGCCGCAAACGAGGTCGCGGACACGTCGGGCGAAGCCAGCGTTCGAGGCGAATCCGCACTGGAGTCGGCGTCTTCGGCGATGACGACGCTCGACCGATTGACCGACAACGCCGAAGCGACCGTCGACAAGGTTGAGCGGCTGAACGACCTGCTGTCGGACATCGAGGAGATTGTGGGTTTCATCACGGATGTCGCGGACCAGACCAATATGCTGGCACTGAACGCCAACATCGAAGCGGCCCGAGCAGGCGAATCCGGCGACGGGTTCGCCGTCGTGGCCGAGGAGGTCAAATCGCTCGCGACCGAGACGAAGGAGGCGACCGACGAGATCGCAGCCTCCATTCAGGAGGTCCACGAACAGGCCGACACGACGGTTTCGGAGATGTACGATACGCGGGAGAGTGTCGAAGACACCCGCTCGTCAGTCGCCAGCGCGCTCGACGAACTGGATTCTGTCGTGTCGATGGTCGAAGAGGTCGATTCGAGCGTCCAGGAGATCGACGATGCGACGGATACGCAGGCCGATTCCACGCAAGAAGTCGTGTCGATGGTCGACGACGTCGAGGACATCAGCGCCCGGACAGCCGAAGAGGCGGCTATCGCCGCCGACGCCGCAGCGGACCAGACGACGGAACTCGCGGAGGTTTCGACGCGGGTCTCGACGCTCACCGAGCGGGCCGAATCACTGGACGCGTCGATGGATTCTTTCGAACTTGCGACCGGTTCGGCGGCGGCGAACACGGACGGAACCGTCGTCGAGTTCTGGCACGCAATGGGCGGTGAGAAAGCGTTACTCCTTGAAGAACTCGTCCGCGAGTTCGAATCACAGACCGAGGGTATCAATCTCACACTGCGGTCGAAAGGGAGCTACCGCGGGACCCTCGATGCAACGTTGAACGCCGCCGAAAACGGCGACCCGCCCGCGATCGCACAGATCTTCGAGATCGGCACTACGCGTGCGCGCGACAGTGGACACTTTACGCCCGTCGAGGAACTCCTCCCCGCAACCCATATCGACTCGCTGCTTGACCCGGTCACGAACTACTACCGGTTCGACGGGACGCTCCACTCGCTGCCGTTCAACGCGTCGAATCCAGTGATGGCGTACAACCGCGATGCGTTCAAACAGGCTGGACTTGACCCTGATTCGCCGCCAGAAACTCTCGCTGACGTTCGGAGCGCGGCTGCGCAGCTCGTCAACAGGGGCGGCGTGGATACCGGTATCACATTCGCGAACTACTCATGGTTCGTCGAGCAGTGGTTTGCCGAGGCCGACCAACTCCTCGTAGACAAGAACAACGGGCGGTCCGGGGCACCGACGGAGAGCTATCTCGATGGCGAGTTCGCCCACAACTTATTCGACTGGTGGCAGGGCCTCGAAGCGGACGGCCTGTACCACGACCCCGGTATTGAGGCCAGAGGGGCGGCTCGAACCCATTTCGCTGAGGAGAACGCCGCGATGCTGATCGGCTCGACATCGTCGCTGAACAGCATCGAAAGCAGTGCCGATTTCGATGTCGGGACCGGCCGGTTCCCCGTGCTCAACGACCGGACCGGCGTACTCGTCGGCGGCGCATCCCTCTGGGTCGGCGATGCCGTTTCCGAGGCCGTACACGACGCTGTCGGCGAATTCCTCACCTGGCTCACCGAACCGGCCCAGCAGCGCCGCTGGCACCAGGAAACCGGATACTTCCCAGTCCACGCCGATGCGATTCCACAGCTCCGGTCGGTGGACTGGTTCGAACAGAACCCACATTACAGGACGGCGTTCGACCAGCTCATAGACACACGCGATACCACGGCGACACGGGGCGCACAGATCGGTCTGTTCGATACGGTGCGAACGATCATCGAAGACGCAGTCGACAGTATGGATGGGCCCGATTCGGTCCCGGCCGCACTTGATCGACTCGACACACAGGTCACAAAGCAGCTTGAGCGGTACGATTCCGACCGATAGCGCCGTCCCCTCCTTTCTTTACTAGCCAAACATCACCATTAGTAATCTTTATAATGGTTCACTATGTTGTTTACTGTCAAGGTGGTAGCTTTCATAAATAAGCTACCTCCACCACGGAGAACACAACAATGGCAGACACATACGTTGGCGCGATCGACCAGGGAACGACCGGGACCCGCTTCATGGTATTCGACCATAGCGGTCAGGTCGTTGCGAACGCCTACGAGAAGCACGAACAGATCTATCCGGAGCCCGGCTGGGTCGAACACGACCCCGTCGAAATCTGGGAGAACACGCAGGAAGTCGTCACGCAGGGGCTCGCTGACGCAGGCGTCGGTGCCGAACAGCTTGAGGCACTCGGCATCACGAACCAGCGTGAGACGACGATCGTCTGGGACAAGGAGACCGGCAAACCGGTCCACAACGCGCTGGTCTGGCAGGACCGCCGAACCACCGACCGCGTCGAAGAGATCCAGGAAGAGGACAAGGTCGAGTGGATCCGGGGGAAGACCGGGCTGGAATGTGACGCCTACTTCTCGGCGACCAAGACCGAATGGATTCTCGACAACGCGGAACCGCTCAAGATGCAGAGCTCGCGCGGTGCTGACCTCCGCGAGCGGGCCGAAGACGGTGAACTCCTGATGGGGACCATCGACGCGTGGCTCATCTACAAGCTCACCGGCAACCACATCACGGACGTCTCGAACGCATCACGGACGATGCTGTACAACATTCACGACATGGAGTGGGACGACGAGCTCCTCGAAGAGTTCGGCGTTCCGGAGTCCATGGTTCCGGAAGTCCGTCCGTCCTCCGATGAGAGCCTGTACGGACACACCGACGCGGACGGCTTCCTCGAAGAGGAAGTCCCCGTTGCGGGTGCGCTGGGCGACCAGCAGGCCGCAATGTTCGGCCAGACCTGCTTCGATAAGGGTGATGCGAAGAACACCTACGGTACCGGCGCGTTCTACCTGATGAACACCGGCTCCGAAGCAGTCGCCTCGGATAACGGTCTGCTGACGACCGTCGGCTTCCAGATGTCCGGTGAGCCCGTCCAGTACGCGCTGGAAGGCTCTATCTTCATCGCCGGCGCGGCCATCGAATGGCTCGAAGACGTCGACCTCATCAACAACGCCGCCCAGACGGCGGAACTGGCCCGCTCGGTTGAATCAACCGACGGTGTCTACATGGTGCCGGCCTTTACGGGTCTCGGCGCTCCGCACTGGGACGGCCGCGCCCGTGGGACGATTGTCGGTATGACTCGCGGAACGCGAAAAGAGCACATCGTGCGTGCGACCCTGGAATCCATCGCGTACCAGACCCGCGACCTCGCGGAGGCGATGGAGGAAGACTCCGGTGTCGAGATGACGACGCTGCGAGTCGACGGTGGCGCAGTCAAGAACAACTTCCTCTGTCAGCTCCAGTCGGACATCATCCAGACCGACATCGCTCGACCGCAGGTCGACGAGACCACCGCGCTGGGCTCGGCCTATGCGGCCGGCCTCGCCGTCGGGTACTGGGACACCGTCGACGAACTCCGGGACAACTGGCAGGTCGACAAAGAGTTCTCACCGGAGATGGACGCCGAGAAGGCAGACAAGATGTACGATCGCTGGGACGACGCCGTCGACCGTTCCCGCGACTGGGCACAGGAGGAATAACAGATGGCAATCGCATTCGGACTCACGGCGGTTGATATGCTCGTCCTCGCCATCGCGGCGTTCGCGGGCGGCGCGTTCGGGGCATCTATCGGTGCACTCCCGGCGTTCTGTTTCACCGGCTTCATGGTGCTGATTGGAGAAGCCGGCAACGTCGTCTCAGAGTCGTTCGTTGGCGGTTCTCCTGACGTCATTGCAGGTGCCGCCGGTGGGTACGGAGCCGGCATCGTCGGCCCGCTGGCCTTCGGTCCCGTGTTCGGACCGCACGTTGCCTTCGCTGGTGGTGTGGCAGCAGCCGCGTACGCCGCGAAATATGACGGTATGTACGAGCCGGACGACGGTGACTACCACCCAGCGAAGGACATCGCCTACGCCCTCGGTACTCGACCGGATGTCCTTGCTGTCGGTGGGGTCTTCGGTATCCTGGGTATGGCAATCCGGCAGACGTCCGGTGGACTTGGGATTCCGATTGACCCGCCTGCAGCAGGTGTCATCCTGACGGCTGTTATCGCCCGTCTGGTCTTTGGCTACCCGGTTATCGGCCGTGCCCGCGGAAGTGGCCTGCTTGATATGTCGCCGTTCGAGAGCGGAAAGATGCGGTCGAGCAATAGTGAAGAAGTCGCAACGGATGGTGGAATGGCCGCCGAACGACCGGCTGTCGAGCCGTGGCTGCCACACCAGTACAAGTGGACCCACGTCGCAATGCTCGGGCTCATCACCGGCATCCTCGGTGCGTACATCTTCGCGAAGACCGGGAGCCTCTTCCTCCCGTTCGGTATCTCAGCAGCGAGTCTGCTGTTCCTGAACCTCGGCGTGGAGAAATTCCCGGTCACACACCACATGACGCTCCCGGCGACGTTCGTCGCCAGCATGGCGATGACGGACGGAGCGAGTGTCCTAGTCGCGCTCGGCCTAGGCGCGTTCTTCGGTATCCTGGGTGCGCTGTTCGGTGAGGTCTACCAGCGCATCTTCTACGCGCACTCGGACACGCACTTTGACCCGCCAGCCGCATCGATCATTACGACGACCCTCATCCTGGGCATTCTGGCACTGGCTGGAGTGTTCACGACGTCCGCCGCTATCCCCCTGCCGTAAGAACTCATACGGCTTTTTATTTACAGGTCCAATCGAATATACACACGATCTAATTTCCAAGCATGGACATCGAAGCGAGAATCAAGCGTCGACAACGCCGGAACGGTGAGCCACGGCTCATTCAGGATTACGAGTCGATCTCACCGGTCGTCCACATAGAGGAGCCGGCTGACCGCGGTCCGGTGCTTGAACGGCTTCTTGACCACCTTGATCCGGTGTTCGACGGGCAGCTGCCGCCGAACGCGTACGTGTACGGCCCCTGTGGTTCAGGGAAGTCCGCAGTTATCACGGCGCTTTTCGCCAATTTAGAACAGCTCCCGACGGAACAACAGGCGATCATCCACACGACGACCCGTGCACAGCCACCGACCTCTCCGTCGTTCGTCTACGTGAACGCCAGAGAGACCGCAAGCGAGTTCGCGTTCTACCACGCGGTTCTGGACGCACTCGTTGACGACTCGGTGCCGGAGCATGGGATCGGGACGGAGACGCTCAAGTCGCGGCTTCATGACCTGGTCCGAGAACAACGCACAGGCATCGTCATTGCAGTCGACCACATCAGCGAACCGGAGAGCATCCAGGCCCCGGCCCTCGTTGACCTGTTTGCTGGCTTACCGAGCAACGTTAGCTGGCTCGCAATCGGTCGCGACGACCCGTCGACGACTGAACTGACGCGGTACACCGCCGAGTCGATCAGTATCGACCGCTATCAGCGGCAGATGCTCGTCGACGTGTTGATGACCAGAACCTCGAACGGGCTGGCCCAGCAGGGACTTGATCACAGTCAGGCGAGGCATATCGCCGACTGGGCGGATGGAAACGCCCACGATGCCCTTGCCGCACTGTTTATCGCTGCAGAACTGGCCGAGGAACGGGGTCAGGACCGAATCACACAGGCTAACGTCGACGCGGCCATCGCGGAGGTGCCCGACCCCTGTGTTTCGTTAGGCGTCGTCCTCTCTCTGCCGACGAACCGACAGAGCGTTCTCAGGGAACTCATCGACTTAGAGGAGAGCGAACGCTCCTCGGTAACGGCAACGACGGAGGCGATTGCGTCGGCACAATCAGTCGATCTCTCGGCCGGGACCGTCAAGCGTTTTCTCTACGAGATGGCCGAGTCCGGTGTCGTCGAACGTGTCGAGGCGACGGCCACCAACGGTCAGGGACGCCCGCCGAGTCGTGTCGAGCCGCGGTTCCCGCCGACGGCCTTCCGGCGGCTGTACGACCTGCAACAGTAGCCCGACGTTCCGCGGTCAGG includes:
- the glpA gene encoding anaerobic glycerol-3-phosphate dehydrogenase subunit GlpA, with the protein product MGPTPHIAVIGGGSTGAGIARDLAMRGLDVTLVEQGNLTHGTTGRMHGLLHSGGRYAVSDQASATECIEENRVLRDIASHCVEMTGGLFVKRPEDSEEYFQKKLNGCEECGIPAEVVSGEEARAMEPHLAKDIDKAISVPDGAIDPFRLVVANAASAQEHGARIETHSKVTDLIVESGEVVGIEVEHDSGPGKRVHGTEGGTEEIRADYVVNATGAWAGRIGDMAGLDIEVRPSKGVMTIMNIRQVDTVINRCRPKGDADIVVPHETTAILGTTDEEVEDPEDYPEEQWEVDMMIDTLSELIPMLDEARTIRSFWGVRPLYEPPDVGSDDPTDITRDFFLLDHDERDDLPGMTSIVGGKFTTYRMMGEQIADHVCGKFGIDADCRTADEPLPGSEDFSVLRDYMDEFGLRSPIGRRSVERLGSRADDVLKTDGPNPTVCECEGVTRAEIQDAIEGSGSDLNAVRIRTRASMGNCQGGFCSHRMASELHSEYDEPVVREAWDELLQERWKGQRHALWGEQLSQAALNYALHATTQNRDQDPADGKPVDFSAFDSGRGQTGGSVDSADVAADGGTDGY
- a CDS encoding extracellular solute-binding protein, which produces MSKWNPLDAEDDPPDGERTDGGVTEGRDGNELETEPPSAGALQKDTETENDPEQAELEARCEQLAAELEQERAEREALETAVDRLTSVARANADGDLTAKPGQPPAEAAEPLYDAYGELLREWTDTVDRMASFSDQVTAATEQVDTRLGSVKSASRDVSGAVGEISTGSDEQRDEIQSISDEMRNLSATIEEIASAANEVADTSGEASVRGESALESASSAMTTLDRLTDNAEATVDKVERLNDLLSDIEEIVGFITDVADQTNMLALNANIEAARAGESGDGFAVVAEEVKSLATETKEATDEIAASIQEVHEQADTTVSEMYDTRESVEDTRSSVASALDELDSVVSMVEEVDSSVQEIDDATDTQADSTQEVVSMVDDVEDISARTAEEAAIAADAAADQTTELAEVSTRVSTLTERAESLDASMDSFELATGSAAANTDGTVVEFWHAMGGEKALLLEELVREFESQTEGINLTLRSKGSYRGTLDATLNAAENGDPPAIAQIFEIGTTRARDSGHFTPVEELLPATHIDSLLDPVTNYYRFDGTLHSLPFNASNPVMAYNRDAFKQAGLDPDSPPETLADVRSAAAQLVNRGGVDTGITFANYSWFVEQWFAEADQLLVDKNNGRSGAPTESYLDGEFAHNLFDWWQGLEADGLYHDPGIEARGAARTHFAEENAAMLIGSTSSLNSIESSADFDVGTGRFPVLNDRTGVLVGGASLWVGDAVSEAVHDAVGEFLTWLTEPAQQRRWHQETGYFPVHADAIPQLRSVDWFEQNPHYRTAFDQLIDTRDTTATRGAQIGLFDTVRTIIEDAVDSMDGPDSVPAALDRLDTQVTKQLERYDSDR
- the glpK gene encoding glycerol kinase GlpK; this encodes MADTYVGAIDQGTTGTRFMVFDHSGQVVANAYEKHEQIYPEPGWVEHDPVEIWENTQEVVTQGLADAGVGAEQLEALGITNQRETTIVWDKETGKPVHNALVWQDRRTTDRVEEIQEEDKVEWIRGKTGLECDAYFSATKTEWILDNAEPLKMQSSRGADLRERAEDGELLMGTIDAWLIYKLTGNHITDVSNASRTMLYNIHDMEWDDELLEEFGVPESMVPEVRPSSDESLYGHTDADGFLEEEVPVAGALGDQQAAMFGQTCFDKGDAKNTYGTGAFYLMNTGSEAVASDNGLLTTVGFQMSGEPVQYALEGSIFIAGAAIEWLEDVDLINNAAQTAELARSVESTDGVYMVPAFTGLGAPHWDGRARGTIVGMTRGTRKEHIVRATLESIAYQTRDLAEAMEEDSGVEMTTLRVDGGAVKNNFLCQLQSDIIQTDIARPQVDETTALGSAYAAGLAVGYWDTVDELRDNWQVDKEFSPEMDAEKADKMYDRWDDAVDRSRDWAQEE
- a CDS encoding Cdc6/Cdc18 family protein, with product MDIEARIKRRQRRNGEPRLIQDYESISPVVHIEEPADRGPVLERLLDHLDPVFDGQLPPNAYVYGPCGSGKSAVITALFANLEQLPTEQQAIIHTTTRAQPPTSPSFVYVNARETASEFAFYHAVLDALVDDSVPEHGIGTETLKSRLHDLVREQRTGIVIAVDHISEPESIQAPALVDLFAGLPSNVSWLAIGRDDPSTTELTRYTAESISIDRYQRQMLVDVLMTRTSNGLAQQGLDHSQARHIADWADGNAHDALAALFIAAELAEERGQDRITQANVDAAIAEVPDPCVSLGVVLSLPTNRQSVLRELIDLEESERSSVTATTEAIASAQSVDLSAGTVKRFLYEMAESGVVERVEATATNGQGRPPSRVEPRFPPTAFRRLYDLQQ